TAAGAGGAATCGCTGCAAAATCAATTAATATCAGTAGTCCCCTTCCTTATGTCCCCTTGCACACATTCACAAGGGAACAGTTCCATCCAACTTGTTCAGAGACCAGAAAATTAACTGGAGGAACTGAATAGTGAAATGGGACGCTTGGGAGGGGAATAAATTCAGCTGAAGGCGTCTGAGCGCGCACAACAGAGAATGAAAATAATTCAATTATCAAAGGCTTTCTTCTATGTGAGTCATGTTGCATAAAGCATGACTGTGATATTGATCCATTATGGTTCATGTTCTGTGCCGCCGCCGCTGCCACTTGCTGGGCGTGTTTAGATTGGATTATAATCTTTGTTTGGCATGAACTAATGAGATTTTGGGGAAAGAAAATGAAGGCTTTCATTCCAAGAGGATTTGTTTCTATTTTCTAAAATTATCAGAATGTCGAACCCCTTGGGTGACACTCgtagtaaaaacaaaaagtatttttgtataAGCAAAGTTTTCAGGAGGGCTGATAAAACTTTTTTTGAGTTCAAGTGTGATTCTTTTCAAACTATGGATACCTAATCCATATAGGCTACCTTATTCTCAGATGTGTTTTCTACATCTCAGCAGATTGTCTTCACTACTAACAGCTGCTTGGGTAACAAGCTGGCTTCTTCCTCCTGCCTGCCAGCATGCATTAAGCAAGAGCAGATTTCTGTAGGAACAAATGCAAAGGCATGTTTAGTTCTGCTTTAACACTACAGCCGTAATCGGCTGAGGATGACATTCCCAACCCTATTTGGACTTTTAAAAATGAGCAAACAGTGAAAAGGCTTCAGAAAAGACGTAGGTTGTCTCTTATACAATAATCCAAAAAGCAGAGACTGCACATTTCTCCTCTGTGGGATCAGTTCACATTTAAAATTCTGATCCGCTCAGCTCCCTGGCcctccttcaaaaaaaaaaaaaatataaataaaacctgTGGATGTGTGATATCAGCAGAATTGTTAAGTAACACAGAgcaaatgcacacatgcactcGCAAACAAAATTCATGAGTCAATCTATTCACGTCTTGCTTCAATGTGAGAAATGATGCAGGTTTTTCTGGGAGGCGTGCAGCCGATGATTGCATATAGACATATTCAGCGTCGGTGTCAGAGAGAAGATTGTTATTCTGCATGGCGTTCCGGAGGGTCTCAACTCAAAGAGCAAACTGGGcctggagctgtgtgtgtgtgtgtgtgtgtgtgtgtgtgtgtgtgtgtgtgtgtgtgtgtgtgtgtgtgtgtgtgtgtgtgtgtgtagccagaCAAAGTGTCTGGCTCCACAGAAAACCAATCGAGACACCTGCCGGCTACCACTGCCAGTTGCTGATAAAATGGGAAAAGAATGTATTGGGCCTCCAGCACATATGGGCCGCCTTGAAAAGGGCAAGGCGCCTTGGAAGAATGTGTTTCTCATCCATTCTTTGTTTGTCTTCAACACCTGCCACTTTTACCGCCTGGTGAATGAacctaatgaaataaaaaaaaaaaacactttcaaaaAGCAGTTGTGCACTCTGAACATTTTTATTAGAAAAAGAACAGTGGCTCCAGGCGAAAAACTGATTGAAACAAAAGGCCCCAGTACAGAAAGGAAATAGGTGTTTGAGCAACTGACCCACAGCTACAACATCAGGATCAAAGCGCTTCACCATTTATCATGCACGGAGAGAATACTACATGCGCGgggggagaaggggggggggacacatcACCTCAGCACAACACCGCAACATCTGCGATAGGTAGGAAAAGGCCACAGCAGATCACAAGCACATCACACGTCGCCGAAAGGGTCAGAGTTCGCTTCCTGTCCCGGCAGGAACAAGAACagggaatgtttttttccttcttcttatttttttagCAGGGTGTATGACATCTCCGTGAAGTGCAAAGACACAGTCGCATCAGTGTTGGCTGATTTCCAGCGTCTCCGCTACCTACGATGCTGTAAACAGTCTACACTATAAGGCGCACAGTTGAAAAATTGCCCGACAAAAGAGCCACATCAGTTTGTAAAGGGTTTGATGTGAAAATGCCtcgtcatcttcatcatcaacACTCTGCAGATCTGGCACACCAACTGTCAATATACCAACCGCAGGCAGTAAAATgctgtttcagtttttttttaaacgggcactacacaaaaaaaaaaactacatttaaaGACAGACATTTGAACCCacattctttctttttcctaaaacatcaactttttttcaaattaggcaCACGGTACAGCACAGTAAACGTTGTTTTCTTCACTACCTCTTTTGGCTGTCGACGCTATAAAAGACGTGGACACCGGAAGGGCCCTCCAGGACTTAAAGGACAAATTGATTTgtatcacatacacacagaacacTTGTAGATACTGGCAGCTCGCACCTATCGGTCCAAACCTTTCCAAAACATTAAAGGGAGAACTTTTTCCACGACAGTTTCCTTCTTTGTGATTATTTAACCTGCTTTAGGACCTTGATACCAGTTTTACCCAACTGTCTAGAAGGTAACAACCATCCATATATCTGACAAAGACATAAGGCATTAAATTCCTCTTCGCCTGAATCATAGCAGTCTTTTGGACCTCTCGTGTCTGTCCACAAATTAAGACAAAATACGCTAAAAACGAAAGATCTCAACAACCTCAACTAGTAACTCGTTTTTTCAccaactattttaaacactgatTGTCTACATTATCAATAAAAATCTAAGGACGTAAACATGACTAGATGTAAACACTGTTATCATCAAACTGCTTGGACCTCATAAGATATTCGACCCTGTGTGACATGTGAGAAAACACTAAGTCTTCCACACacgagatggaggaggaggaacgAGGTAGTCCACAAGGGAACTGATGGAAGGGAATGAAAGTTATGGGTAACCCTAACTGGTTTTGGTGCATCGCTTGGACTGAGGGTTTGATCGCTAATCTTCATAGCATAGTTCTGGTTTTCTTGTGACAGTTCAGAATTTTCAGATTTGGCAGGGAGAAGCTGAAGTTGAACTCTGGTTAGCGCTCATTTCGACGACAATCTGCCATCGAAATTCTTTTCTGTCAAGCTTTCAGAAGATTTCTCTAAAAGCTGTTGTTTTCCTGGTGAATCGGCAGTCATCTGTTCTTCGGGCCAAAGTGCTCTTTAAACATcaaattagtctttttttttcttctaatttgTGTAAATGTAATGCATGCTCAGGGCTCCTCAGACGATGCGGTAATCGAACGTGTCCTTCTCGGTGTGGTCCGTCCAGTTGGACGAGGGCATGCTGCGGTACGGGTCCAGCAGGATGCGGAAGCAGCGCACGATGAGCAGGGCCAGGAAGATGAAGAGCAGCAGCACAAAGACGAAGGCGGCCTTTTGCTCCAGCGTCAGGTAGGAAGACACATGGTGGCCGCCGCCTGACGAGGACAGCGTGCTGCTGAAGAGGCCTTCAGCCATCCTGGGCACATCCATGCTTGACCGTCTCGGCTCCAGCTCTTTGTCGGTTGCTTAAAGATTTGGGAGGGGAAGATGGGCTCAGTGGATAAGACCTGTAAGAGAATCCAAACAGATGGATTACACAGGAGATTGTGTCCTCTGTGGTATGACAGATAAAACCGCAAACAAATATATCAATTTAAAGCGATGCTTTGCCGATTTCAATCCACCTCTGTGCCAACTTTATGTGGGCAGTGTGTTGACACCAGTGCACAGAGCTTGGAGAAGCCGAGGTCTGCCGAAATGTTTCACATCCTCTAGCGGATCTCAGAGGACCTCCATGACGTGTTTTTGTGTCATCCTACGGGTCTAAACAGACCTCCTCTGCTCTGCTCCTGGGAGCTCCATGCGCAGCGATCACGGAGAGAAGCCACACAcactgttcatctgcacacactgcccacactgccatgacaaaGAGCAGGATTTAAGTCAGCAAAATGTCTCTTTAATGTAATTgtagaaacagaaacaaagtcTCAAATCTAAAGACTTTAAAGAGAAATGAGGAATTAAACAAAACGTGACTTCAGAACAAAGTGGCCCTCAGAGTTTATTTTTGGAATATCAGGCAAAAAGCCCGCCCTGTGAGTAAAGATGGCTTAGGGGACTCCTTTGGCCTTAAATTTCTGCAGATCATCGGGTGTGAATTGGCACTTTGGAGTTTTAGTTATACAACATTTATTGTTAATCAACaattttaattaaattcaaATTTACTATATTACTATTCAACCAGTCCGCATCAGCAATTAATATTCAGTGTCACTATTTAGTTTTGAACATTGAATGAGGCATTTGGGTATCTGTTCTATTTATCTATGCATTTTAGcctgtttcacttttttgtgtgGTGGTATATACCAAGTTGGAGTTTGTATCTATTTCTAATCCTTACTCATGGTGTTTCCTTACCGTAAACTGATGAGATTTATGATAGTAGTtcctctgctgctgtttttatttttagtgaATGCTGTTATTATTGagtgttttattatttacaaagTCACTTATTGCTTTGTTTGGATTCTGTGAAGTACTTTGTGCTACATTTTATATGTAGAaaaagtgctatacaaataaagtctgattgattgatgAGTCTCAATGAAGTCTGGAGTAGCAACTGTTCCAGGACCCCAGAGAAGCTGTGTCAAATGGTTTGTGCtaataaaactgaacatttgtTTAGAAATACACATCAATATAGTTCAGTATGAACTAATGTGTGTGCCTTAACGTGGATCCTGCTTTTTTACCTATAATCTTGAGGTTCTGTCTTGTAGTGGAGCACCGTAAACACAGTTTGTGCTTGAATGGTG
The DNA window shown above is from Perca fluviatilis chromosome 7, GENO_Pfluv_1.0, whole genome shotgun sequence and carries:
- the LOC120561540 gene encoding cortexin-3, encoding MDVPRMAEGLFSSTLSSSGGGHHVSSYLTLEQKAAFVFVLLLFIFLALLIVRCFRILLDPYRSMPSSNWTDHTEKDTFDYRIV